The proteins below are encoded in one region of Ereboglobus luteus:
- a CDS encoding glycoside hydrolase family protein has protein sequence MKLMQQSTSLLSALFALAVVFVSAASVSAQPAQPFPSQGIVKRAGGFQMDGYWVWDGSVIKGEDGLYHMFASRWPRNITFHPGWMLKSEVVHATSETIEGPYTFRDVVLPARGAEYWDGRATHNPTIRKHGDTYLLFYMGSTHPLEDPAPGVRLTLQEPRCIVARANKRIGLATAKSPYGPWTRLDHPILDCKPGTFYSLLTSNPAPVVHEDGSVLMIFKSRRFEGTLADPKQSHMMLGLARAKHYAGPYEVVGDKPLFGREHFGEVEDPFVWQSPRGGYELIAKDMSGKLCGEKHAAIHATSPDGENWTLSTPAKSYTKVLRWDDGSTQRMGHLERPFVYLENGYPRYLFCATADGPGGFNNASKTWVVAMPLETVTK, from the coding sequence ATGAAACTCATGCAGCAATCCACGTCTCTCCTATCCGCGCTGTTCGCGCTCGCCGTAGTCTTTGTTTCCGCCGCATCCGTGTCCGCGCAACCCGCGCAGCCGTTTCCCTCGCAGGGAATCGTCAAGCGCGCGGGCGGGTTTCAGATGGACGGCTACTGGGTCTGGGACGGCTCCGTGATCAAGGGCGAGGACGGCCTCTATCACATGTTCGCCTCGCGCTGGCCGAGGAACATCACGTTTCATCCGGGCTGGATGCTCAAGTCCGAGGTCGTGCACGCCACGTCGGAGACAATCGAGGGTCCCTACACGTTTCGCGATGTCGTGCTGCCCGCGCGCGGCGCCGAATACTGGGACGGACGCGCCACGCACAATCCCACCATCCGCAAACACGGCGACACCTACCTGCTTTTCTACATGGGCAGCACGCATCCGCTCGAGGATCCCGCGCCCGGTGTCCGGCTCACGTTGCAGGAGCCGCGCTGCATCGTCGCGCGCGCCAACAAACGCATCGGCCTCGCCACGGCGAAATCTCCCTACGGTCCGTGGACGCGCCTCGATCATCCCATCCTCGATTGCAAGCCCGGCACGTTTTACAGCCTGCTCACTTCGAACCCCGCGCCGGTCGTGCATGAGGACGGCTCGGTGCTCATGATTTTCAAATCGCGCCGTTTCGAGGGCACGCTCGCCGATCCGAAACAAAGCCACATGATGCTCGGCCTCGCGCGCGCCAAGCACTACGCCGGCCCCTACGAGGTCGTCGGCGACAAGCCACTTTTCGGACGCGAGCATTTCGGCGAGGTGGAGGACCCGTTTGTGTGGCAGTCGCCGCGCGGCGGCTACGAGCTCATCGCGAAGGACATGAGCGGCAAACTCTGCGGGGAAAAACACGCCGCCATCCACGCCACCTCGCCGGACGGCGAAAACTGGACTCTTTCCACCCCTGCGAAATCCTACACCAAGGTGCTCCGCTGGGACGACGGCTCGACACAGCGCATGGGCCACCTCGAGCGCCCGTTTGTGTATTTGGAAAACGGATACCCGCGCTATCTTTTCTGCGCCACCGCCGACGGCCCCGGCGGTTTCAACAACGCAAGCAAAACCTGGGTTGTCGCCATGCCGCTGGAAACCGTAACAAAGTAG
- a CDS encoding heparin lyase I family protein: MKHRSAQNTARIFAAALAACIGLAVAPQTLAKKPSEQVTIAKKLRDFEGTEKPSQRYIVAKNKFETDRPDAITEVGPGVFRFALRFRKDEWWDGDRGTGSKDRQRAEIKGLGPRQISGETYEYTMTWRTNDTFRCGGRFCHVYQLKATDGDKGAPLIVLTVMPNNRTAAVRYVSGKKGGFTIAREFPWKPGAWQTVSIRIKTSTGNNDKKADGELLISVNGDKYEGKTNIPLYRPDATTYRPKWGLYRGVRANMNIGDDWVEHKDITVRKL, translated from the coding sequence ATGAAGCACCGCTCCGCCCAAAACACCGCGCGCATTTTTGCCGCCGCCCTCGCCGCCTGCATCGGCCTCGCAGTCGCGCCGCAAACCCTCGCAAAAAAACCATCCGAACAGGTCACCATCGCGAAAAAGCTGAGGGATTTCGAAGGCACCGAAAAACCCTCGCAGCGTTATATCGTCGCCAAGAACAAATTTGAAACAGACAGGCCCGACGCCATCACCGAAGTCGGCCCCGGCGTGTTCCGTTTCGCCCTGCGTTTTCGCAAGGACGAATGGTGGGACGGCGATCGCGGCACCGGCAGCAAGGACCGCCAGCGCGCCGAAATCAAGGGACTCGGCCCCCGGCAAATAAGCGGCGAGACCTACGAATACACCATGACCTGGCGCACCAACGACACCTTCCGTTGCGGCGGCAGATTCTGCCACGTTTACCAGCTCAAGGCCACCGACGGCGACAAGGGCGCGCCGCTCATCGTCCTCACCGTGATGCCCAACAACCGCACCGCCGCCGTGCGTTACGTCTCCGGCAAAAAAGGCGGCTTCACCATCGCGCGCGAGTTTCCGTGGAAACCCGGCGCATGGCAGACCGTGAGCATCCGCATAAAAACCTCCACCGGCAACAACGACAAAAAAGCCGACGGCGAACTCCTCATTTCCGTGAACGGCGACAAATACGAGGGCAAGACCAACATCCCGCTCTACCGTCCCGACGCGACCACATACCGCCCCAAGTGGGGCCTCTACCGCGGCGTCCGCGCGAACATGAACATCGGCGACGACTGGGTTGAGCACAAGGACATCACCGTGCGCAAACTCTGA
- a CDS encoding HYR domain-containing protein yields the protein MKTPQIIPAALALCAIALITPQTARAATANGIASFEGREEPTAIWHPNTQTFTNGDTYVNMTDQPGGVVRMELRYRGNDAANPWWDGDRSTTNKDRQRAEVKGLGAHQKTGETFEYSTTWRSNAGLTVTGKFFHFFQIKSTDGDSGAPLVVMSITNSTTAAVRVCSGTNSGFTAIRSFPWTANTWQTITIRVTTSTNDGAATGSLLVSVNGDEFQGAKNIHLYRPDATDYRPKWGLYRAVSANESRLADAYIEHKNVTVNKINADGTPIHQGILYEAKALDRVLIGAGEINVKSESAASDGRHVTLDNAALNSGMQFTLPDVPAGTYNFIMRAKSHADRGVLRLDIDGVAQGERWDLCATATGTTGYIENDFGIVRLAAGNHTVRVTSVDSTSTSNASKKYQLSADLFRLVADLVPPVITVPDDMTVDATDAGGARVTFTCTAVDAIDGPVSVTCAPASGSLFPVGETTVQVHATDSAGNKATDQFTITVLEAAATEPSITGISPDAAQTGDTITITGANLAGATVTIGGVPATILSNNGSIITVTVPETATTGAVILTIDGNPITAPQTLTIGTLPGITRNPVATQVAIETRPVAIVASATGSPAPTSNGSTAPPPPRHGSR from the coding sequence ATGAAAACGCCCCAAATCATCCCCGCCGCCTTGGCTCTCTGCGCCATCGCACTCATCACCCCGCAAACCGCCCGCGCCGCCACCGCCAACGGCATCGCCAGCTTCGAGGGACGCGAGGAACCCACCGCCATCTGGCACCCAAACACCCAGACCTTCACCAACGGCGACACCTACGTCAACATGACCGACCAGCCCGGCGGCGTCGTGCGCATGGAATTGCGCTATCGGGGAAACGACGCCGCGAATCCTTGGTGGGACGGCGACCGCTCCACCACAAACAAGGACCGCCAGCGCGCCGAGGTGAAGGGACTCGGGGCGCATCAAAAAACCGGCGAGACCTTCGAGTATTCCACCACCTGGCGCAGCAACGCCGGGCTCACCGTCACCGGAAAATTCTTTCATTTCTTCCAAATCAAATCCACCGACGGCGACAGCGGCGCGCCGCTCGTCGTGATGAGCATCACCAACTCCACCACCGCCGCCGTGCGCGTTTGCTCCGGCACCAACAGCGGCTTCACCGCCATCCGCAGCTTCCCGTGGACGGCGAACACCTGGCAAACCATCACCATTCGCGTCACCACCTCGACCAACGACGGCGCCGCCACCGGCTCGCTGCTCGTGTCGGTCAATGGCGACGAATTCCAAGGTGCGAAAAACATACACCTCTACCGTCCCGACGCCACCGACTACCGTCCGAAGTGGGGCCTGTATCGCGCCGTCTCCGCCAACGAATCCCGCCTCGCCGACGCCTACATTGAGCACAAAAACGTGACCGTTAACAAAATCAACGCCGACGGCACGCCCATCCACCAGGGCATCCTCTACGAAGCCAAGGCGCTCGACCGCGTGCTCATCGGCGCCGGCGAGATCAACGTCAAAAGCGAATCCGCCGCCAGCGATGGCAGGCACGTGACGCTCGACAACGCCGCCCTCAACTCCGGCATGCAGTTCACCCTCCCCGACGTCCCCGCCGGCACCTATAATTTCATCATGCGCGCCAAAAGCCATGCTGACCGCGGTGTGCTTCGGCTCGACATCGACGGTGTCGCGCAAGGCGAACGCTGGGACCTGTGCGCGACCGCCACCGGCACCACCGGCTACATTGAAAACGACTTCGGCATCGTCCGCCTCGCCGCCGGCAACCACACCGTGCGCGTCACCTCCGTCGACTCAACATCCACCTCGAACGCCTCCAAAAAATACCAGCTTTCCGCCGACCTCTTCCGCCTCGTCGCCGATCTTGTCCCGCCCGTCATCACCGTCCCCGACGACATGACCGTCGATGCCACCGACGCCGGCGGCGCCCGCGTCACCTTCACCTGCACCGCCGTTGACGCCATCGACGGCCCCGTCTCCGTCACCTGCGCGCCCGCCTCCGGCAGCCTCTTCCCCGTCGGGGAAACCACCGTGCAAGTCCACGCAACAGACAGCGCCGGCAACAAGGCCACGGACCAGTTCACCATCACCGTGCTCGAAGCCGCCGCGACTGAACCCAGCATCACCGGCATCTCCCCCGACGCCGCGCAAACCGGCGACACCATCACCATCACCGGCGCAAACCTCGCCGGGGCGACAGTCACCATCGGCGGCGTCCCCGCGACGATCCTTTCAAACAACGGCTCCATCATCACCGTCACCGTGCCCGAAACCGCGACCACCGGCGCCGTCATCCTCACGATCGACGGCAACCCGATCACCGCCCCGCAAACGCTCACCATCGGCACGCTCCCCGGCATCACGCGCAACCCCGTGGCAACACAAGTCGCCATCGAAACCCGTCCCGTTGCCATCGTCGCAAGCGCGACCGGCAGTCCCGCCCCAACTTCCAATGGTTCCACCGCGCCACCGCCGCCGCGGCATGGCAGCCGGTGA